A stretch of DNA from Verrucomicrobiota bacterium:
TAAAGCGATGCAATGTCCGTGCTTGCGCATCTGACTATTCACCGGCAGTTTGTTTTCGTGAAAACACATCTTCCATTATTCCTGCCTAAAGTTTGGGCCAAGGTCTTACTTTCGCTGGTACTTATTTGTTTTGCTGTAGGGACCCATAAGGTAACGGGTCAAACCACGGGCACGACGCATCAGTTTATAGCGACAGAGTATTACAATACCTTCTCCTTTGCGCATCCACCCGCACTAAATATACGTCCGGGGGACCGGGTCGTTACCAAGACCATCGATGCGGGGGGGCGCGACCAGAAAGGCAATCCAGTGGCAAATGGACCCAACCCACAGATTGGACCTTTTTATGTCGACGGTGCCGAGCCCGGCGACGTTCTGGTCGTGCGGCTGGAAAAGTTAGAGCCGAATCGGGATTTCGCCTTTTCGAACACCTTTCTCGCTCCCTATGCTGCGGATCCTTCCTTCCTTCGCCACGAAGGAGAACGGGAACGTCAGCAGGAGATGTGGGATGTCGATCGGGTGGCACGAGTGGCACGGCCGTCCACCCCAGCCTTGCGCAACCAAGGGATCGAGATGCCGTTCAGACCCATGCTTGGTTGCATCGGCGTTGCGCCACCCCGTAAAGAAGCGGTCTGGACCGCCACTCCGGGCGAGTTTGGAGGCAATATTGACTACAACGGTATGGTCGTTGGCGTCGAACTGATGCTACCGGTGTTCGAACCCGGTGCCTTGCTCTTCATCGGAGATGCACACGTTCGCCAAGGCGCAGGCGAAGTACTGGGAAATGCGCTAGAGACTTCCATGGACGTGG
This window harbors:
- a CDS encoding acetamidase/formamidase family protein, producing the protein MKTHLPLFLPKVWAKVLLSLVLICFAVGTHKVTGQTTGTTHQFIATEYYNTFSFAHPPALNIRPGDRVVTKTIDAGGRDQKGNPVANGPNPQIGPFYVDGAEPGDVLVVRLEKLEPNRDFAFSNTFLAPYAADPSFLRHEGERERQQEMWDVDRVARVARPSTPALRNQGIEMPFRPMLGCIGVAPPRKEAVWTATPGEFGGNIDYNGMVVGVELMLPVFEPGALLFIGDAHVRQGAGEVLGNALETSMDVEFSVELIKDKKIGWPRIENGDSLVVLGSARPLLQALQHATTELQRWLMEDYGYDERGSSLLMGHALEYEIAQVVDPHFTVVAKIQKSFLSKTLFEKPSGRKVFFFLVRSSGLR